Proteins encoded by one window of Chrysemys picta bellii isolate R12L10 chromosome 10, ASM1138683v2, whole genome shotgun sequence:
- the CCNB2 gene encoding G2/mitotic-specific cyclin-B2 isoform X3 — MALVRRAVITRGVENAMTGLNNKAKSQVTNKRAALEEIGNRVTTRGTHAAKKTESFKVPVKTTKGATKPANVTAQPKPPAAVNFSLEETVPKILSPTPMDVSMKEEDLCQAFSDVLLNNIEDIDADDWENPQLCSDYVKDIYLYLRQLELQQSVRPHYLNGKEINGRMRAILVDWLVQVHSRFQLLQETLYMCVAIMDRFLQIHPVSRKKLQLAGVTALLLASKYEEIFSPDIADFVYITDNAYSSSQIREMEMMILRELNFDLGRPLPLHFLRRASKAGEADAEQHTLAKYLMELTLVDYDMIHHHPSEIAAAALCLSQKVLGQGKWGVKQQYYTGYAEDNLVLIMQHMAKNVVRVNENLTKYTCLVTDAASLG; from the exons ATGGCGCTGGTCCGGCGCGCTGTG ATTACTAGAGGGGTGGAGAATGCTATGACAGGACTTAACAACAAAGCCAAAAGTCAAGTGACTAACAAAAGGGCTGCTTTGGAAGAGATTGGGAATAGAGTTACAACCAGAGGAACACATGCAGCCAAG AAAACAGAGAGCTTCAAAGTACCTGTAAAAACTACAAAAGGAGCTACTAAACCAGCAAATGTAACTGCACAACCTAAACCTCCAGCTGCAGTGAATTTCTCTCTTGAAGAGACTGTTCCAAAG ATCCTGTCTCCAACCCCTATGGATGTATCCATGAAAGAAGAGGACCTATGCCAAGCTTTCTCTGATGTGCTGCTTAACAACATAGAGGATATTGATGCTGATGACTGGGAAAATCCTCAACTCTGTAGTGACTATGTAAAGGATATTTATCTGTATCTGAGGCAGCTTGAG CTGCAGCAATCAGTACGTCCACACTACCTCAATGGGAAGGAGATCAATGGGCGTATGCGTGCAATTCTAGTTGATTGGCTGGTTCAGGTCCACTCAAGGTTTCAGCTCTTGCAGGAAACACTGTATATGTGTGTTGCGATTATGGACCGCTTCTTACAA ATTCACCCAGTATCCCGTAAGAAGCTTCAGCTGGCCGGTGTTACAGCATTGCTTCTTGCCTCAAAGTATGAGGAGATATTCTCCCCTGATATTGCGGATTTTGTTTACATCACTGACAATGCATACTCCAGCTCTCAGATCAGAGAGATGGAAATGATGATTCTTAGGGAGCTGAACTTTGACTTGGGACGCCCTCTACCACTCCACTTCTTAAGGAGAGCATCAAAAGCTGGTGAG GCTGATGCTGAGCAACATACACTAGCAAAGTACCTGATGGAGCTGACACTCGTAGACTATGATATGATACACCATCATCCTTCGGAGATAGCAGCTGCTGCCTTATGCTTGTCTCAAAAGGTTCTGGGGCAAGGCAAATGG GGTGTAAAGCAGCAGTACTACACTGGGTATGCAGAAGACAATCTTGTGCTAATTATGCAACATATGGCCAAGAATGTAGTAAGAGTAAATGAGAACTTAACAAAATACACT TGCCTCGTGACAGATGCTGCTTCTCTAGGGTGA
- the CCNB2 gene encoding G2/mitotic-specific cyclin-B2 isoform X4: MALVRRAVITRGVENAMTGLNNKAKSQVTNKRAALEEIGNRVTTRGTHAAKKTESFKVPVKTTKGATKPANVTAQPKPPAAVNFSLEETVPKILSPTPMDVSMKEEDLCQAFSDVLLNNIEDIDADDWENPQLCSDYVKDIYLYLRQLELQQSVRPHYLNGKEINGRMRAILVDWLVQVHSRFQLLQETLYMCVAIMDRFLQIHPVSRKKLQLAGVTALLLASKYEEIFSPDIADFVYITDNAYSSSQIREMEMMILRELNFDLGRPLPLHFLRRASKAGEADAEQHTLAKYLMELTLVDYDMIHHHPSEIAAAALCLSQKVLGQGKWAIRNKYASSKLMRISTIPQLNSKTVKDLASSLLG; the protein is encoded by the exons ATGGCGCTGGTCCGGCGCGCTGTG ATTACTAGAGGGGTGGAGAATGCTATGACAGGACTTAACAACAAAGCCAAAAGTCAAGTGACTAACAAAAGGGCTGCTTTGGAAGAGATTGGGAATAGAGTTACAACCAGAGGAACACATGCAGCCAAG AAAACAGAGAGCTTCAAAGTACCTGTAAAAACTACAAAAGGAGCTACTAAACCAGCAAATGTAACTGCACAACCTAAACCTCCAGCTGCAGTGAATTTCTCTCTTGAAGAGACTGTTCCAAAG ATCCTGTCTCCAACCCCTATGGATGTATCCATGAAAGAAGAGGACCTATGCCAAGCTTTCTCTGATGTGCTGCTTAACAACATAGAGGATATTGATGCTGATGACTGGGAAAATCCTCAACTCTGTAGTGACTATGTAAAGGATATTTATCTGTATCTGAGGCAGCTTGAG CTGCAGCAATCAGTACGTCCACACTACCTCAATGGGAAGGAGATCAATGGGCGTATGCGTGCAATTCTAGTTGATTGGCTGGTTCAGGTCCACTCAAGGTTTCAGCTCTTGCAGGAAACACTGTATATGTGTGTTGCGATTATGGACCGCTTCTTACAA ATTCACCCAGTATCCCGTAAGAAGCTTCAGCTGGCCGGTGTTACAGCATTGCTTCTTGCCTCAAAGTATGAGGAGATATTCTCCCCTGATATTGCGGATTTTGTTTACATCACTGACAATGCATACTCCAGCTCTCAGATCAGAGAGATGGAAATGATGATTCTTAGGGAGCTGAACTTTGACTTGGGACGCCCTCTACCACTCCACTTCTTAAGGAGAGCATCAAAAGCTGGTGAG GCTGATGCTGAGCAACATACACTAGCAAAGTACCTGATGGAGCTGACACTCGTAGACTATGATATGATACACCATCATCCTTCGGAGATAGCAGCTGCTGCCTTATGCTTGTCTCAAAAGGTTCTGGGGCAAGGCAAATGG GCCATAAGGAACAAGTATGCAAGCAGCAAACTCATGAGGATCAGCACAATTCCTCAACTGAACTCCAAAACAGTCAAAGACCTTGCTTCATCTCTCTTGGGATAA
- the CCNB2 gene encoding G2/mitotic-specific cyclin-B2 isoform X1, translating into MALVRRAVITRGVENAMTGLNNKAKSQVTNKRAALEEIGNRVTTRGTHAAKKTESFKVPVKTTKGATKPANVTAQPKPPAAVNFSLEETVPKILSPTPMDVSMKEEDLCQAFSDVLLNNIEDIDADDWENPQLCSDYVKDIYLYLRQLELQQSVRPHYLNGKEINGRMRAILVDWLVQVHSRFQLLQETLYMCVAIMDRFLQIHPVSRKKLQLAGVTALLLASKYEEIFSPDIADFVYITDNAYSSSQIREMEMMILRELNFDLGRPLPLHFLRRASKAGEADAEQHTLAKYLMELTLVDYDMIHHHPSEIAAAALCLSQKVLGQGKWGVKQQYYTGYAEDNLVLIMQHMAKNVVRVNENLTKYTAIRNKYASSKLMRISTIPQLNSKTVKDLASSLLG; encoded by the exons ATGGCGCTGGTCCGGCGCGCTGTG ATTACTAGAGGGGTGGAGAATGCTATGACAGGACTTAACAACAAAGCCAAAAGTCAAGTGACTAACAAAAGGGCTGCTTTGGAAGAGATTGGGAATAGAGTTACAACCAGAGGAACACATGCAGCCAAG AAAACAGAGAGCTTCAAAGTACCTGTAAAAACTACAAAAGGAGCTACTAAACCAGCAAATGTAACTGCACAACCTAAACCTCCAGCTGCAGTGAATTTCTCTCTTGAAGAGACTGTTCCAAAG ATCCTGTCTCCAACCCCTATGGATGTATCCATGAAAGAAGAGGACCTATGCCAAGCTTTCTCTGATGTGCTGCTTAACAACATAGAGGATATTGATGCTGATGACTGGGAAAATCCTCAACTCTGTAGTGACTATGTAAAGGATATTTATCTGTATCTGAGGCAGCTTGAG CTGCAGCAATCAGTACGTCCACACTACCTCAATGGGAAGGAGATCAATGGGCGTATGCGTGCAATTCTAGTTGATTGGCTGGTTCAGGTCCACTCAAGGTTTCAGCTCTTGCAGGAAACACTGTATATGTGTGTTGCGATTATGGACCGCTTCTTACAA ATTCACCCAGTATCCCGTAAGAAGCTTCAGCTGGCCGGTGTTACAGCATTGCTTCTTGCCTCAAAGTATGAGGAGATATTCTCCCCTGATATTGCGGATTTTGTTTACATCACTGACAATGCATACTCCAGCTCTCAGATCAGAGAGATGGAAATGATGATTCTTAGGGAGCTGAACTTTGACTTGGGACGCCCTCTACCACTCCACTTCTTAAGGAGAGCATCAAAAGCTGGTGAG GCTGATGCTGAGCAACATACACTAGCAAAGTACCTGATGGAGCTGACACTCGTAGACTATGATATGATACACCATCATCCTTCGGAGATAGCAGCTGCTGCCTTATGCTTGTCTCAAAAGGTTCTGGGGCAAGGCAAATGG GGTGTAAAGCAGCAGTACTACACTGGGTATGCAGAAGACAATCTTGTGCTAATTATGCAACATATGGCCAAGAATGTAGTAAGAGTAAATGAGAACTTAACAAAATACACT GCCATAAGGAACAAGTATGCAAGCAGCAAACTCATGAGGATCAGCACAATTCCTCAACTGAACTCCAAAACAGTCAAAGACCTTGCTTCATCTCTCTTGGGATAA
- the CCNB2 gene encoding G2/mitotic-specific cyclin-B2 isoform X2, giving the protein MTGLNNKAKSQVTNKRAALEEIGNRVTTRGTHAAKKTESFKVPVKTTKGATKPANVTAQPKPPAAVNFSLEETVPKILSPTPMDVSMKEEDLCQAFSDVLLNNIEDIDADDWENPQLCSDYVKDIYLYLRQLELQQSVRPHYLNGKEINGRMRAILVDWLVQVHSRFQLLQETLYMCVAIMDRFLQIHPVSRKKLQLAGVTALLLASKYEEIFSPDIADFVYITDNAYSSSQIREMEMMILRELNFDLGRPLPLHFLRRASKAGEADAEQHTLAKYLMELTLVDYDMIHHHPSEIAAAALCLSQKVLGQGKWGVKQQYYTGYAEDNLVLIMQHMAKNVVRVNENLTKYTAIRNKYASSKLMRISTIPQLNSKTVKDLASSLLG; this is encoded by the exons ATGACAGGACTTAACAACAAAGCCAAAAGTCAAGTGACTAACAAAAGGGCTGCTTTGGAAGAGATTGGGAATAGAGTTACAACCAGAGGAACACATGCAGCCAAG AAAACAGAGAGCTTCAAAGTACCTGTAAAAACTACAAAAGGAGCTACTAAACCAGCAAATGTAACTGCACAACCTAAACCTCCAGCTGCAGTGAATTTCTCTCTTGAAGAGACTGTTCCAAAG ATCCTGTCTCCAACCCCTATGGATGTATCCATGAAAGAAGAGGACCTATGCCAAGCTTTCTCTGATGTGCTGCTTAACAACATAGAGGATATTGATGCTGATGACTGGGAAAATCCTCAACTCTGTAGTGACTATGTAAAGGATATTTATCTGTATCTGAGGCAGCTTGAG CTGCAGCAATCAGTACGTCCACACTACCTCAATGGGAAGGAGATCAATGGGCGTATGCGTGCAATTCTAGTTGATTGGCTGGTTCAGGTCCACTCAAGGTTTCAGCTCTTGCAGGAAACACTGTATATGTGTGTTGCGATTATGGACCGCTTCTTACAA ATTCACCCAGTATCCCGTAAGAAGCTTCAGCTGGCCGGTGTTACAGCATTGCTTCTTGCCTCAAAGTATGAGGAGATATTCTCCCCTGATATTGCGGATTTTGTTTACATCACTGACAATGCATACTCCAGCTCTCAGATCAGAGAGATGGAAATGATGATTCTTAGGGAGCTGAACTTTGACTTGGGACGCCCTCTACCACTCCACTTCTTAAGGAGAGCATCAAAAGCTGGTGAG GCTGATGCTGAGCAACATACACTAGCAAAGTACCTGATGGAGCTGACACTCGTAGACTATGATATGATACACCATCATCCTTCGGAGATAGCAGCTGCTGCCTTATGCTTGTCTCAAAAGGTTCTGGGGCAAGGCAAATGG GGTGTAAAGCAGCAGTACTACACTGGGTATGCAGAAGACAATCTTGTGCTAATTATGCAACATATGGCCAAGAATGTAGTAAGAGTAAATGAGAACTTAACAAAATACACT GCCATAAGGAACAAGTATGCAAGCAGCAAACTCATGAGGATCAGCACAATTCCTCAACTGAACTCCAAAACAGTCAAAGACCTTGCTTCATCTCTCTTGGGATAA